In Thermoanaerobaculia bacterium, the genomic window ACGCGCTCGCCGGCGGTCTCTACGGCGTCTCGCTCGGGGCGGCCTATTTCGGCGAGTCGATGTTCGCGCGCCTTCCGGATGCCTCGAAGATCGCGTTCGTCGCGCTCGCGCGCCAGCTCGGCCGCTGGGGGATCACGCTCATCGACTGCCAGGTGTACACGGAGCATCTCGAACGGTTCGGCGCCGAGGAATGGCCGCGCCGGCGATACCTCCGCGCGCTCGCCGCCGCGGTCGCGAAGCCGACCCGCCGGGGGAAGTGGCAGTTCGAGGAGGAGAGCGGTTAGTTAGGGGAGGACGTCAGGAGACGGCCGCCTCGGCCGACAGCGTCACCTTTCCGTCGGAGAAATCGACTGTCACGGAGCCTCCCCTCTCCAGTTTTCCGAAGAGGATCTCGTCGGTCAGGGGGTCGCGGATCTCCGTCTGGAGCACCGCGAGAGCGGCCGGGCGCCGAAGAGACGGGCCGCCGAGTTGAAGCGGGCGAGCCGCTTAACTCGGCGCTGCCGTCGCCGCCCCGGGCGACAGAGTGACCTTTCCGTCGGCGAAATCCACGACCACGGTCCCGCCCTGCTGGAGCTCCCCGAAAAGGATCTCGTCGGTCAGCGGGTCGCGTAGCTCCGCCTGGAGCACGCGCGAGAGCGGCCGGGCGCCGAACGCCGGGTCGTATCCCTTTTTCGCAAAATAGGCGCGCGCCGCTGGCGTCAGCCGGATCGTGATCTTCCGCTCGGCGAGCTGGAGCTCGAGCTCGCGGATGAACTTGTCGACGATCGTCTCCATGACGGCCGGCGTCAGCGGGCGGAACGCGACGATCGCGTCGAGGCGGTTGCGGAACTCCGGCGCGAAGAGGCGGTCGATCGCCTCCTTCGTGCGGTGAGGCGCGTCCTTCAGGGCGTCCGCGGAGAACCCGATCGCGCCGGCCGCCGCCTCCCGCGAGCCCGCGTTCGAGGTCATGATGAGGACCACCTGCCGGAAGTCGGCCTTGCGGCCGTTGTTGTCGGTGAGTGTGGCGTGGTCCATCACCTGCAGCAGGATGTTGAAGAGGTCCGGGTGCGCCTTCTCGATCTCGTCCAGCAGCACGACGCTGTACGGGTGGGACCGGATCGCGTCGACGAGGAGGCCTCCCTGCTCGAATCCGACGTAGCCGGGCGGCGCGCCGATCAGCCGGGCGACCGCGTGCTTCTCCATGAACTCGCTCATGTCGTAGCGAAGAAACTCGCTGTCGAGCTGCCGGGCGAGCTGCCGCGCAAGCTCCGTCTTGCCCACACCCGTCGGGCCGATGAAGAGGAAGGTTCCGGCCGGATGATCCGGATGCCCGAGGCCGGCACGCGAGCGTTTGATCGCCCGTGAGACGGCCCGGACCGCTTCCTCCTGGCCGAAAACCACTCCTTCGAGCGCCGCTTCGAGCAGGCGCAGGCGGTCCTTCTCCGGAACCGTGACCTGCTGCGCCGGGATCCGCGCCATGCGGGCGACGACGCGCTCGACCTCCGGCTCTCCCACGGTCCCCGCGCGGTCGCCGGAGCGGAGGCGAAACGCCGCCCCCGCCTCGTCCATCACGTCGACGGCGCTGTCGGGAAGCTTCGAATCGCGCAGATGCCGCGACGCGAGACGCACGGCGGCGTCGAGCGCCTCCTCGGTGTAGGTCACGCGGTGATGCTCCTCGTACCGGGAGCGAAGGCCGCGCAGGATCTTCCGCGCGTCCTCGAACGACGGCTCGTCGACGGCGATTTT contains:
- the clpA gene encoding ATP-dependent Clp protease ATP-binding subunit ClpA → MLSAAVEMVLTVAFREAQTRRHAHLTLEHLLYAIVHDPAGEEILAACGADVSRLRAEVKRHLEESVETLPKGVAAAEPIQTLAFRRVLQIAILHVENSGRDEGVSVGDLLAAILGQPKTQAAKMLAAQGVTRLDVLNYLSHGITKVPTGDRESEPAGDVAPAGEREPSAPKDPLAAFTVNLTERARRGELDPLVGRTDELERAMEVLARRRKNNPVFVGEAGVGKTALVEGLAQRLLASDVPPLLKDAEIFALDGGALLAGTRYRGDFEERFKALTAALAKKPRPVLFIDELHTMVGAGATTGGTMDLANLVKPILTEGKLRLIGSTTHEEFKHVEKDRALARRLQKIAVDEPSFEDARKILRGLRSRYEEHHRVTYTEEALDAAVRLASRHLRDSKLPDSAVDVMDEAGAAFRLRSGDRAGTVGEPEVERVVARMARIPAQQVTVPEKDRLRLLEAALEGVVFGQEEAVRAVSRAIKRSRAGLGHPDHPAGTFLFIGPTGVGKTELARQLARQLDSEFLRYDMSEFMEKHAVARLIGAPPGYVGFEQGGLLVDAIRSHPYSVVLLDEIEKAHPDLFNILLQVMDHATLTDNNGRKADFRQVVLIMTSNAGSREAAAGAIGFSADALKDAPHRTKEAIDRLFAPEFRNRLDAIVAFRPLTPAVMETIVDKFIRELELQLAERKITIRLTPAARAYFAKKGYDPAFGARPLSRVLQAELRDPLTDEILFGELQQGGTVVVDFADGKVTLSPGAATAAPS